AACTATTTAATGCTAGCGTTAACAAATACAATCATTATCAAGATAGAGTCGTTATAACAAAAGTAGAGGAAGAGAATCCAATTCCTAAAGCTACGAGTCCAAAAGCTATCAGTCCGACGTTAGCCAGAGCTTTGGAACAGGTCGAAAACGTGCCTAAAGCAGAAGTCGTGCATATGTCTTCAACTTTGTTAGATCCTCTTGGAGCAAAAAATGCCGAAGCCGCACATTTGGATATTTCTTTAGAACTTGAGCCGCCGAAACATGCTGTAAAGCTAAAAGATGGTAGCATTGCAACGGTATTTGGTAAAACTAAAGTTGTTCTTGTAAAGGGATCTACTCTTGATCAGAATACCGATGCTATTGTTAATGCCGCAAATGAAAGGTTGCTAGGAGGGGGAGGAATTGATGGACAAATTTGGTCGCGCAGTGGGGCTCTCTCCGGTGCTAAAGATTCTGGAGAGTTTCTAAAAGCAGAAATCATGCCTATTAAAGCCAATCTTCCAAGCGGGAATCTTCCAAATGGTGAAGCTGTGATTACACGAGCTCTAGGATTGAACAGCCGCTATATTATACATGCTGTTGGTCCTCGCGGAGCGCAACCTAAAGTCCTAAGAAATGCCTACTTAAATAGCTTAGAATTATTAGATGCGAATCAGCTCAAGTCTATCTCATTTTGCTGCATTAGCCAGAGCATTTTTGGGTATTCACCAAAAGATGCTGCTCCTATAGTTGTGGACCTTATCCGTCGTTATTGTGAATACAAAGATGGACCGACGACAGATTTGCAGTCAGATCAGTTGCAGAAAATGGTTGAGGAAGATGAGTCTTTTGATGCTTCTAAATTAGAACCATTTGAGCGAGAGATCCGTTTGGTCATGTATTCAGACAATGAATGGGACGAATATAGCAAACTGGACGTTTTTAAAACTGCCTAATGTCCTTACAAGCGATCTTTTGTTGAGCAGTAGATTTTCCAGTTGGCTTTCTATAAAAGCAAGAGAGAGAGAGACTATTTTTTGATTCAATCAAATTTAGAAAAACATAGTAGCCCTTCAATTACAATCATGAAAAGAAATTCTGTCCATTGTTCTTCTTTTGAATTTTTTTAAATTTTGTCACATTTATGCAAACTGTAACAGTTTATAAGTAAAATAGCAGAATTAAAAAATACCTAAGGTTATATTGTGCCCTCCAAAAAAACTTGATGTAGTTCTTCTAAACTAAGGTTGTGGTATACTAGAAGGATTTAATGCAGAAATGATTCTATTGATTAAAAATATTTTTTTTGTTATAATAATTTTTCTAAAAAGAGGTTATCTTATGAAAATAAGCTTTATGAAAGAACCAAGCAAATTGCCTATAGACCTTATTGGCGATAAGCAGGCAAGAAACCTCAAAGTACAAGAAGGATATTATTGCTGTGGTTACAAGGAAGAAAAAGCTTCTTTTTTGCAAAGACACTTAATTTATCGGGTTCATCACATTTTAGCTCGCTTATTTAGTCATAAATATTCAGAAGAAGAGAAAAGACTTCTCAAAGAAAAAAGGCAATACGTTTACTACTGTCTTCCAAAAGATGTCGATCGGCGAGGAACCGTCCCTGCAGAGGATGCGCTGTTTTTTTGTGACGCAGGAGTGAACGTCCAAGAGAGGCTAAGAACCGAGTTCTTTAAACAGATGCAAGGGACTTATTTATGCTCTAAAGTGATCCTTTTAAACACATCAAGTGGCGGCTGTAATTTTTTCAATGATGCGGATGGGGCTTTTGCATCCAATTCCGAAGGTCAGAAAGCTTTTAGGGATAATGGAGGGGGATTTCTCCTGTTTTGTTCTAATATTAAAAATGACTCAACCGAAACGTTTCTACGAGATCATCCGGAATTTAGGGGGAATAATGCTCGTTACAAAGGAGCTATGTTTCAGTTGCTTAAGAATAGAGACATGTCTGTTATGAGAAATCCTCTCTATCAGGGTAAATTTTCTCGGGAATTTATCCACTTCCTGGAAACAGGAGAAGAGCTTCTCTCTATAGGTTTCAAGCAAAGATATTTTGGTGTTGGAGGGACTTTCCCTCCTAAAAAATAGTAAAGAATATGCTAAAGTTGATTTTTCCATTTGGAGCACGATTGTTTAGCTTTGCATAAAAAGCAAATTTTTGTTAAGAGCTTCGTCACTTTACCCATCCTGAGCGATAAGATAAGCATGCAAATGTATATTCCCTGAATTTTTCTTCTATATTGCTATTTTTAATTTAGTCAAAGTTTAAAAAAATATAATAGTCCAATATTAAGAGGCTGCTAATGCAACGAAGTTGCGAAATAAGCCAGTATAACTCCAATGACAATCATGAAAAGAAATTCTGTCCATTGTTCTTCTTTTGAGTTTTTTTAAATTTTGTCACATTTATGCAAACTGTAACAGTTTATAAGTAAAATAGCAGAATTAAAAAATACCTAAGGTTATGTTGTGCTCTCCAAAAAAACTTGATGTAGTTCTTCTAAACTAAGGTTGTGGTATACTAGAGGGATTTAATTCAGAAATGATTCTATTGATTAAAAATATTTTTTTGTTATAATGGTTTTTCTAAAAAGAGGGTGTCTATGAAAATAAGCTTTATGAAAGAACCAAGCAAATTGCCTATAGACCTTATTGGCGATATGCAGGCAAGAAACCTCAAAGTACAAGAAGGATATTATTGCTGTGGTTACAAGGAAGAAAAAGCTTC
This genomic interval from Parachlamydia acanthamoebae contains the following:
- a CDS encoding macro domain-containing protein, translated to MTDQFSIKLKNTTLNWNREDLSAKLKKLSELDDQGKLGGKTVVIKKDLSVKTLGKVKQFFWSMLSNTRLGRRIYGVDYNQNEAIFTQIKDKLTPTDNDLIELFNASVNKYNHYQDRVVITKVEEENPIPKATSPKAISPTLARALEQVENVPKAEVVHMSSTLLDPLGAKNAEAAHLDISLELEPPKHAVKLKDGSIATVFGKTKVVLVKGSTLDQNTDAIVNAANERLLGGGGIDGQIWSRSGALSGAKDSGEFLKAEIMPIKANLPSGNLPNGEAVITRALGLNSRYIIHAVGPRGAQPKVLRNAYLNSLELLDANQLKSISFCCISQSIFGYSPKDAAPIVVDLIRRYCEYKDGPTTDLQSDQLQKMVEEDESFDASKLEPFEREIRLVMYSDNEWDEYSKLDVFKTA